The genomic stretch atcattattttaaaaataaaaataaaatacatttacttgaataaaaggtcttactcaattaattaattttccttttaaaGATATAAAGCAAAATCATCGTACATGTTTGCAATtgggtaaataaaaaaaatcacaaatgaCATGGCTATGATTGCTAAATCGACTTCCTATTCGAATTACCAGTGACAACTGTGAGTTTAGATTGGGTTAAATTAACATAATTCTGTcttttttaaaaatgaaaaaaaaaaaaaaattgtactcGAGTATGCACTAAGTGACTCCATATAATAATAGAGTGAGAACCGTACATTTTAGGAAGTGGGTAATAAGTAATACCATTTCACAAATCGTTGACAAGATCTAAAATTGCTAAAATCGACTTCCTTTTCGAATTACTTAATAATAAAATGGAACTAAAGTGACTAGATTAGATACTCATCAAGTTCACTCTTGACTTGTAGATATTCTCATAATCAAAACTACCCTAATAAAGTTGCTCATTGTGACTTATGAGGTGTATGCTAGCGTCATTGCCGAGTCTCCACTCCAATCATAGATTGCACTCATATATAAACTTCAAGAGTAATGAGCTTCAAAATAACAAGTGGAAACCTCAAAAATCTCATTATATCATTTATTCTTTCGTAGAGGAAATTTTACACCTTTGTACTAATGGAAGTTGAGACGACTCCAGGTGCTAAAGAAAgaaaatttgaggtaagtttcaccAAAAAACATATTGTGAAAGCATTTAATATTTCCTCCTTACCCAAATCAAATATCTTAACCCTTTCGAATTTAGACTTACTCTCTGGTCGATTTCCTGTAACTTACTTTTATTTCTATCAAAACCCATATGCGAATAATTCGCTCACTATAACTGACAAGCTCAAAAGCTCTCTCGCTATTACTCTTGAGTACTATTATCCCTTCGCTGGTCGAATTGTTCAAAATCCATATACTAGTGAGCCCCAAATCATATGTGACAATTCTGGTGCTCTTATTATGGAAGCCGAAGCTAATATTCCATTGAAAATGTTGGATTTCTACAATCTAAATGAGTCTCTTGAAGGGAAACTAGTATCAATCAATCCTGACTTCCCTCTCCAAATCCAAGTCACATACTATACATGTGGAGGTATTTCTATTACGTTTACCTTTGACCATGCCCTCGGGGATGCCTGTgcctttggtaagtttcttctctcATGGTCCCAAATAGCTCAAAATAAGCCCATGCCATGTACACCGAACCATAAGAGGAACCTCTTTGCACGTAACCCTCCTACTTATCACCCTTCTTTAGATCAAAATTTTGTCAAGTGTACCATGGAAGAAATAATAAACATACCAACTCCAAAAGTGTTGCTTAAGAGACTGTATTATATACACGCGTCGAGCATTGATTGGCTACAAAGCCTCGCCAGTGTGGGTGGTAAGAAGTGCACGAAGATTGAGGCATTCTCGGCCTACGTGTGGAAAATTATGGTCAAAGCTATTGACAAAAGCCATGTTATGTGCAAGATGGGTTGGTTGGTTGATGGACGTGAAAGAATTTGCGGCGGAGAGAAGAATTCAATGTCAAATTACATAGGGAAT from Humulus lupulus chromosome 5, drHumLupu1.1, whole genome shotgun sequence encodes the following:
- the LOC133780463 gene encoding coniferyl alcohol acyltransferase, giving the protein MEVETTPGAKERKFEVSFTKKHIVKAFNISSLPKSNILTLSNLDLLSGRFPVTYFYFYQNPYANNSLTITDKLKSSLAITLEYYYPFAGRIVQNPYTSEPQIICDNSGALIMEAEANIPLKMLDFYNLNESLEGKLVSINPDFPLQIQVTYYTCGGISITFTFDHALGDACAFGKFLLSWSQIAQNKPMPCTPNHKRNLFARNPPTYHPSLDQNFVKCTMEEIINIPTPKVLLKRLYYIHASSIDWLQSLASVGGKKCTKIEAFSAYVWKIMVKAIDKSHVMCKMGWLVDGRERICGGEKNSMSNYIGNVLSVGFGEARVDELRHGSIPNIAAKVHEAISKVTNEAHFRDLIDWIESHRPGLMLSRDVLGQGGPALVLSSGRRFPVAELDFGFGSPVLGTVCSTVEKIGVAYMNQRPSATGDGSWTVSAILWPEFASALESDPIFQPMTSRHLHLF